Genomic DNA from Acipenser ruthenus chromosome 41, fAciRut3.2 maternal haplotype, whole genome shotgun sequence:
CTGTATTCAGAGACCCATCTGAACTGCTGTGATTTGACATCGGGATTGCAAGGACTGTTCACTACAGAGCTGGAATTAAGAGCATTGACGCAGGTGTTCTGATACGGACTGTATATCAAAAAGGAACCAGTGTCTGAAATAAATACAAGCAGAGGGTTGATTAATGATAGGAAAGGAGTCAGTGAATTACATTGAGGTTCTGGTGGCACTGATTTGTAGTAGGGAACATATTAAGAGCTAAACAGCAATATCTAACACCCAATATATGACTGCGATTCCATGACACATGCAATAATATTTACAAATGATCCATATCTGTGCATACTGTAGCATGAGTCGAGTTATACAAGTTTCaaactgtgacatttcaaaatataacatgaaatattgtcCTACTATTTgggttccggtagacttttgcaatatcattctgtaatttctttgattacatgatgttaaataaaagatctaaaatatgttcatataaAACAATGCAGAGCACAACCAAAAACTGAACAATGAatatgcaaatttaccatggtgaacttttataaaggGGTTACTATAGAATCAGATGGATTAAGCCATTAGGTCCCTCCTCACAGACAAGTGTAAAAACACTAAgatgaacaaaaacacagacaacagGGACCCTTACCATCAAAGCAGATAAAGGAACGATGACTTTTGCAGTCAATATCTGCCCATTTGCCATCCTTAAGCATCACCACACATTTCTCTTTGTCTTGATAATCATCCGGTTGGTCATAtctccagttgtgaaatgtgtagttatccccctggtgtgaccacttccacaGGTTATTGAACAgacctatccagaagggcttgccctgcgctttcttcactaggtcttcattttcactggcactctttatactgacgaggtcggtgtggtgttctctacagtactgctgagcttcagtccaggttttcagttcttcaatcagggtgtatctctcagtaatgttgctggtctctgtaaacacaaacaaacagcagatcaATGAGGTGTGTGTTGTGGAGGTCTGGTGGCTCCTAGcccaaaacaaactgtgtgttgTCCTTAATAAACAGATTTTCTGTGTTCATTTAAACACATGGGTCAAAATTCTCTGAAAGTCGTAATGCCCCAAATTGGTCCAATTATCACTCATGAAGTTTACtggaaatttaaaaaatagtACATAACAATCAGACCAAATGAATCTAATTAAGCACTTTATGGGATTATTCAATGTTTATTTCTTAACTGGacctttataaatgtatataaaggtGGACACAGCGCACACCATGCGATTTGTCCTGTGATAAAACGGTACTTTCACTGCAATACTAACTTCCACACCAGAGGTGACAGGCACGCATGACATAAagataataaaaatgtagaacacATAacagcatacatgccaacagtccctatatggttgggacTGTCCTTATTTACCAGCAAATGTCCTGAATAAAGAataaagtcctgatatttaccttGGAAAAATTCTCATTTATTCTGcgcagtagagttagtgaaaaccacatgtTCTGTTCTTTGTGCGGCTGAcaaatctgctgatcactaacttatacaaagatAAGAATGCTTCATTATGCCTATTTTTACTATCATGATGGTCATGTTGTgcttatgtgtgtttttatgcatATGACTCCCCACAGTTTGAAATCCACATAAACTCTGGTTTactattgtattattaataagCGAGGGGAGGGGGTCTTTTATTGATGTGGCATATCAGTAATCAAAATCAAATAGTCTTTACCTGTGTAGCACATGAAAGCTTTTTTCTGATAGCAGAATTGATCTTCCCACTCTCCCTGTGAATTGATTGAAGCGCAGTAGAGGAGTGAAGCCCAGTTGGAGATGACACTATCACAATACAGCCCGATCCAGACAGCATCGTTGACAGAATATCGTGTCATATTTAAGAGGTGCTCTGTTTCATTCTGGCTTTGAACAGTAACCAGGTCAGTGTGGttctctctacagtagctctgagcttctgACCAGGTCAACTCAAAATTCACAAAGAAGAGTCGTCTGATGTCGTTGGAAGCAGGAACACAAAGCCCTGAAAAGGAAACattgagggacactgcagctttaagaactgCATGAACTTTTCTGAGATGGAAAATATTAACgcaaacagtaataaaaacagaaataggGAAAACCCACCTGCAAGCAGAAAGATGAGCAACTCCCTCTcccccatcacagcagactctgcattagaaagAGAAGACTTCCTATTGATCACCTTAATATAGGTTAAGCATCAAGTTGTttattgcaatattattattataggtttatttagcagacacctttatccaaggggacttatacagagattagggtgtgtgaactatgccatGCTAACCCTATTGTTTACTCAGAGATTAAACAGCTTTATTAGTAATAActacaattcattaaaaaaatcccACCCCcctcaataaaaacataaataaatacatacatattattattagtagtagtagtagtagtagtagtagtcgtagtcgtagtcgtagtagtatttttCGTAGTAGGCCAGTAGTAGTCGTTGTAGTAGTGTTGATTATGTGactaaattattttaatatacactATGTATATGTTTGTATAATACTTGTTAAATATCGTGCCTTAATTTGTGTAAATAACTAAATAGTATTGAGTTCGCCATTTGCTTTAATGATAGTAGAGTTATTATAGATGACGTAAGTTGTTGCTTGGTAAAAACTCAAGCCTTGAGTACAGTGAGCTAGAGGGGAGAGTTGAGACAAGCGAATTTAGAAATGTGATTAACTTGACATCATTAAAGAATATTTTAATAGTCCAATCCAACACatttatatgtttaaaataaaaataaaaaacagtgttttatgGTTAAGTCTCAACTTGCGATTTAAAGCAGCGGCTACGTGTTCTCCTCTCAATATGAAAGCTCTGTTTCGACGGATTGATGTAAGTCTGTTATGAATAGCTTGTAACTTCAAATCAAGTTTATTATGGAGACAAACTTATTTATAATGACAAATATTATGCTGAATATACAGCTTACACAACTCCTTTTTTACGTTGAGATTTAAAAAATCATCGAGTGTAGACGTCTTTTTTTAACTATATTTATAATTGTGACACGAAAACACAAAACTGTAAATAGAGTGCTTTACTCAGTCACTGATTTGATGCATCTGCATTCACCAAACATGAATAGGTTAAATAGGCCTACATGTATTTTACTGTGGTAACCCTGTGGTACACTTTTAGTATTGTATTAAAAGTAATGATTTGGCTGCCCTACCCGAGTATGCATAAAGACCCAGTAATGAACGCGGCACAGCCTTCTGTGTTACACTGTTGAAATGTATGGATTAGTTTGGAGGCGCTCCTGTTTTGATTATTCAAAGAGAACAGATTTGAATTGTTCCTCAGCTGGTTCAGCGAGGCTATGCAAACCATACACGTCAACCCCACTGCCTACAAACCAACACCTTGTCTTGCTGTTACATCATAAAACTAAACTGAAAATAAGTatatatcataaaaaaaaaaaaaaaaaaaaagcatttctactTTTGACATTTTAAACCTAAATCATGGCTATCCGTAATCAGTATATTCTAAAATATCTCTTATACTTCATGGGTAACAGAACCAACATAATACATTGTAATTTAATCAAAAAGACGTTCATTTTATTCGATATAGGCAGTCAACTcctttttaagaagaaactgtcaCGGTGGTCCActatgttatataaaaaaaaaattataataatatgtGCTACATTGTCTTGTGAGGAAACTGCTGtcacaaaaacaatattaaaacccGATTTGGGCACTGCACCTTTAAATATAAGTTTTATTCAGAAAGCTATTGTTTAATGCGCATATAGACATAGAGAGATATTTTAGTAAAGTCTTACCCAACTACTCAAAGCAGCGGCAGTGTTCTCCTCTCCGGTTTGAAACGCACTGACAATATGACAGCCCATGAAATGATGTGCTGAGTATGATGGGAGGAGACAAAGAGCACTCCCACTAATACGAGAAGCAGTGAAAGCCACTCATGAAAAATGTATGATAATATAAAATATGCTAtgatagatagatttttttttttgaattttaaCTACATTTATAATTTAGCGGCATCAAAATACTAAACTTTAAATCGAGTAAGTAAGCAACATATGTCCAATGCGCTGAATCCGTTACGGGTACATTGGGTTTACTTGGAATGCATGCTTTAGGCAGACACTGAGATGCacttttgtattaaaaataattgtttagtTCCCTTACCTGAGTTTGCATAAAGACCCAGTAATGAACGCGGCACAGCCTCCTGTTTTGATTATTCAAAGAGAACAGATTTGAATTGTTCCTCAGCTGGTTCAGCGAGGCTATGCAAACCATACACGTCAACACCACTGCCTACAAACTAGCACCTTGTTGTGCTGCTACAtcattatatataaaacaagactatatatatatatatatatatatatagtcaatatatagaaaattaattaaaaataaaaactgaaatagcttggttggataagtgtccacccaccttgtaatagcaatcctaaattagctcaggtgtaaccaatcaccttcaaaatcacacaccaagttaagtggcctccacctgtgttaaattgtagtgattcacatgatttcaggataaattggTATCTAGATAATACATAGCCAATGTTTCAAGATATGTCTTCTGTTTCATCTCTGGGCATATTAATCAGTGTTTCAACCTTGCTTTCAGACAGTGTTCTGCaggctgtattctatgattctctcaataaagtcgTATTTTATGTGGTGTCTGGACAAATTCACGTACAGATCTTTTTCAATTTCCATATTACATCCGATCTCTGATGACATATCCCTTAGATTTATTCTACCAAGCGTGAGAAACTCCCATTTCTCATTTTAAACACTTGATTGAGGAGTTCAGAGCCACTGCACCTCCACAACTAACCTCTTTgatttgtgtttacagagaccagcaacatcactgtgagatacaccctgattgaagaactgaaaacctggactgaagctcagcagtactgtagagaacaccacaccgacctcgtcagcataaagaacgccagtgaaaatgaagacctagtgaagaaagtgcagggcaagcccttctggataggaaACCAGCCCTGTTATTAAGAGTCTATGAgcagggagcagctacccctcattggTATACACAGGAGAGACGCATGCTCTTTTAGTACTAAGcttttctaattattttattttgttaaatactgAAGCACAGATCCACAGGACACCACCTCTGTTCAGTCTGCCTTTCAGAGCTCTCCAACCACCGGCCAGCCGCTTCCCAAACACCAGATGGAGGAGAACAATCCCAGCAGCCTTCCACGATGGGCGGCACCTCTCCTCGAGCCAGCTCCCCTGGGCACTCCAGCTCCTGGCTCCCTGGCACTTCACCCGCAGTAACAGGTGGGTACCATGTCACAGGGTGCAGTGAAACAGCTTGTCTGAGGAGAGTAACTCCTCCTCTGATGAGAAAATACTTTGAGCAGTCCAAAGATGGAATGTTGACACTAATAAAGATAGCAACCATATTTATATTGCCCTAGTGGTGACAGCAGCATACACACggttttaatgaatacatttcttattTCTTTACAGCTCCAAATTCCACAAGCCCACCTTCAACACATGGCTCTGAAGGTACATGCAGTCTGTAGAGTGGAGTTCATCTGAATGTCCTCATGTGTTCGTGTGAGAGTTCTGTGcgactattcagcaacaataacTAGGAAGGCAGTCTCTGCAGCCTTGAATGAAGTCCAAGATTCTAAGATTAATGCGGATTAGGGCTGTGAAGCcagctgtttatttaataagtcaTATTTCAACCTGCAGTAGAAAGAGAAACACGCCAGTGATAATATTTGTGACGACAATGACCTATAACCCAAACCACACTGCTAGCATGAAGAAATTCAGACTAAATGCAGCTGTAGCAACACAACAGCCTTTAAGATTACATGTCAGTATTGCTGCAAACTCCAACCAAGGAATCATGCCTGGCACATGAATAGCACTTATATAAAAGAATATATTAATGTTGCAGCTGGCTCTGTTACTATTTTGCCTGATTTAAGTATAAGTTGGGAGTCCATCAGAAACTTAAAACAAAGAGTAGGCAAGGCATTTTCAGCACAGTTCAGACTCCGATCAGTACAAATCAGCTGTTTGGATTGGTGACATCTCTTCCTCACAATGAGTCTTCAATGCTGGATATGCAGCTATTTAAATTGCAACACTATGAATAAACTGCGGCGCCCTggtacctgtgctgtaggtcaagtGATTGAGGCTGGACCATTGGAGTCAGTTTGAACTGATTAGCTACCAGGAAGTAGAAACAGCTTGGTTTAAATGATTGCTTTCTTTAATTACAACGTTATCTTTTAAACAATCTGCTATTCCAATTTGAAATATGAAACACAAGCTAAGAACCAACTGATCTTCAACAGGAGGGAAGTGGCCGTGATGATAATACTGGGGAGAATAGGATTGGGTAGCAGTCCTTTAATAGTGAATATATTGTTAAGAGGGGAAGCAGAGGGTGAAAGGGTCTGTTTTCCTACTTTTGaagcatttctttttaaaatattaaagtcGTTTTCACATATTTAAGGTGGGGTGTCTCTCGTTGGGTCCTGTGTAATGTTAACAGCACCAGTATAACTGAAACCCCTCGTTTGCACGTTTGTTTTGCTTCCTTGAGCTACAGCATCCATATCTACCCCCTACTGCTGCAGGTAGTCGCAGCAGTGTTCCTGTTTAGGGCACAGTAGAGTGACAGAAAAAATGGCCAGAAGGAATGAGGGAGGAGCTTGTGTGCCCGCCTACTTGCAGCTGACTACaggcaatgtaaacaaactggacagcgaACAGggcctggtttctgatgaagcagattGCACCTAATGCTAATCTGTTGAAGCATGTAGGAAACAGACGCActgtaattatatttttgtatgcTGTACCTTACCTCATTATTTATATTCTGTATTACAGTGTGTATTTTTTTGCAATTCTAAAGTAAATAAAGATTTGATTTTATTTCCATGTGgataattgtttaaaaataatgtatttcttaacGTCTCGCTCAGAAATAGCTCCTAGATAGCgatagtgtattttttatttgtatggttCCTGCACACAAACTCTTATCCACACCCCCATATCCAATCAAAACGTGAGACAATTCTATTGTGACCTCATACCAGCTGAGCACGATGTTACCTGTTGCCAGAGAGACGGTTTCTATGGTGTCGACGCTTAGCGCCACATAGACAGACAGAGCCAGCTAGCTAGAGATAATTGCAATAATGCAATAATGCAATAATTATTAGGGTGAAATGTTTAGTTAAACCGGTAGAATCAAACTTAACCGTTGCGGATTAAAAGAGAGAAAACTAAAGATTTAATACTAGAATTTGAAAATGCGGCGCgcctttgttgttttttaattgcagAAACAACTGTGAAATACcagaagcaaaaaaacaaaaatgttactgTGAAATACcagaagcaaaaaaacaaaaatgttataacgTGCTAATGTAATATTACAATACGTGATCAAGGCGCGACagcaatcatttatttaaaagtattttttgttattagtaCGGAATGCTAAAATTATTAAGTAATAGTGAATATGCATAACTAGCGATTTCATGCTATTAATCTTGTAATATCGTTTATTTAACGTACTGTCTGTATTGCATATCATTTATGGTGACATACGAATTTAATTGACTATTTAATTCAACTACCAACTAAGATCACTTCCCCCCGGATATTTTACGTAAGTTATCGAGCCTAATCATTGCTTTCTTCTTGGTTTTAATGATATTGTTTTAGCTTTGCTTCTATTATTATAGAAAACTAAATGAATACGTATAATTCCAATATTAAATGAAAATGTCTGATAAACATTTGCTTGAAATCAGGAATGAGAATCATTTATAATTGTACAATATAGACCAACTATACACATCCGGTAACAATCaattcaagataaataaataaataaataaataaaataaatattaaataaacattcagaaattacaaaaaaaaaatgcaaaatgttcCAATAATAAACTTTACATAAGTGCTGAACTAACCATATAAAGTAATTCAAATGTAGTAcaagaataaatatttttaatcaAAATGTCGTTCAAAAATATTCCGTTGGCGACGGTTACAATTGGCCCCGAATCGTGGCGTGATGTAACCGTAAACGCCATCAGACTGTCCGACCGGTTAGTGAAGACTTTAGCCCCGTGCAGGTCAGGGGCCAGGAATGGCAGTTCTAGCGGCAGCCCGGTCATTCAACTCGGCGAAGAACCAGGAAACACCGCGGCTCGGGATCAGCAACTCGGGCCTCGTAATAGCGATCTCAATCTACCCCGTGGAAAGTGTACCAACGGATCTGAAGCTGAAAGCGGGATGGAAAAAACAGGACCTGGCAAATATAGACCTGTTTCTGCACCGCATCATAACTTACATGTAAGTGTTTGTAA
This window encodes:
- the LOC131709081 gene encoding macrophage mannose receptor 1-like isoform X2; amino-acid sequence: MGERELLIFLLAGLCVPASNDIRRLFFVNFELTWSEAQSYCRENHTDLVTVQSQNETEHLLNMTRYSVNDAVWIGLYCDSVISNWASLLYCASINSQGEWEDQFCYQKKAFMCYTETSNITERYTLIEELKTWTEAQQYCREHHTDLVSIKSASENEDLVKKAQGKPFWIGLFNNLWKWSHQGDNYTFHNWRYDQPDDYQDKEKCVVMLKDGKWADIDCKSHRSFICFDDPQDTTTVQSDSQSSPTTWPSWLPGTSPAGTGTPVPEELHLISDSMVWPEAWQYCRDHYTDLVSLTSLAAQNRVSELVRNSTASRFWIGLHRTVVYDKWYWVAGKDKRAPLNYTNWAPGEPNNPYYEHCGEMVLGEDGGAEWNDLCCYEKLPFICFKDKNLS
- the LOC131709081 gene encoding macrophage mannose receptor 1-like isoform X1, which produces MGERELLIFLLAGLCVPASNDIRRLFFVNFELTWSEAQSYCRENHTDLVTVQSQNETEHLLNMTRYSVNDAVWIGLYCDSVISNWASLLYCASINSQGEWEDQFCYQKKAFMCYTETSNITERYTLIEELKTWTEAQQYCREHHTDLVSIKSASENEDLVKKAQGKPFWIGLFNNLWKWSHQGDNYTFHNWRYDQPDDYQDKEKCVVMLKDGKWADIDCKSHRSFICFDDTGSFLIYSPYQNTCVNALNSSSVVNSPCNPDVKSQQFRWVSEYRLQSVSLKLCLGVASKTDGVKVLLYPCDEKNELQQWQCRDNHVLAIQGADLFFNSRHLVENYIVLYIGSGFYSRWNIYGTGDDLCSRLSKNYDPQDTTTVQSDSQSSPTTWPSWLPGTSPAGTGTPVPEELHLISDSMVWPEAWQYCRDHYTDLVSLTSLAAQNRVSELVRNSTASRFWIGLHRTVVYDKWYWVAGKDKRAPLNYTNWAPGEPNNPYYEHCGEMVLGEDGGAEWNDLCCYEKLPFICFKDKNLS